A stretch of Cucumis sativus cultivar 9930 chromosome 2, Cucumber_9930_V3, whole genome shotgun sequence DNA encodes these proteins:
- the LOC116402180 gene encoding glutamate receptor 2.9-like: protein MQSKNYLVFSPELKKIIFAKPFNKLEKKFDAATGDITILANRSLLVDFTVPFTQAGISLVVPVRRDMGLENRSIFFVKPLSWDLWLAIYGFFSFYEYRRLDSGTPRQRTISWFCIKTVLDQYLDLLPHHLFCTSGDIEEQSSKDGGSDMVTCGVLPNSRLYSEFSVMVHSTTTSTNH from the exons ATGCAATCCAAGAACTATTTGGTATTCAGTCCAGAGCTGAAGAAGATTATCTTCGCCAAACCTTTCAACAAACTCGAAAAG AAATTTGATGCTGCAACTGGAGATATAACAATATTAGCAAATAGATCTTTGTTGGTAGACTTCACTGTGCCATTCACCCAAGCTGGAATTTCTTTGGTGGTTCCTGTAAGACGTGACATGGGTTTGGAGAACCGTTCGATCTTCTTTGTCAAGCCCTTGAGTTGGGACCTCTGGCTTGCAATTtatgggtttttttctttctatgagTACCGTCGTTTGGATTCTGGAACACCGAGACAACGAACAATTTCATGGTTCTGCATCAAAACAGTTCTAGACCAGTATTTGGATCTCCTTCCGCATCACCTTTTTTGCACAAG TGGAGACATTGAAGAGCAGTCAAGCAAAGACGGTGGTAGCGATATGGTTACTTGTGGCGTTCTTCCTAATTCAAGGCTATACAGCGAATTTAGCGTCATGGTTCACAGTACAACAACTTCAACCAATCACTGA
- the LOC101212478 gene encoding uncharacterized protein LOC101212478 — MASLAPGVLVKLLDGMNSGVKPTSDHRSSLLQVTDIVPADLDEKNLWPKHGFYIKVSDSSHSIYVSLPSDQDDFVLSNKMQLGQFIYVDKLEPGSPVPLMKGTKPLPGRHPLVGTPEPLMGLRKKGEKCDDKSKAAKAKVSCPRRGSWGTGTGLGLGDGNSSPLILKPLPLDFEQCTPVKERATSSSLMTSPVAGGKKGIRSSFGGSLLGKLETPAPTPLMLRKSCATISKFPRSKSVCEREPRISPPTPFNSAVVKKSATPPPSLRRNQRTPAPAASTSPMPKSCDSDDSLTALPINLPGKLSILGKEAVQQRDTAQKNALHALRGATATEALIRSLRMLSRLSKWARADAPANCFNKFLEFHQQIMQAVSDMVSIQAATELAQNQASKEEQESPSILSDITRNSNNPEASLSKRRCGLYKSVGAFPDRSEQKKTKFGKQKTAAASVGKLGMESSGSGENDENQKPPVPMPMASWCSLSDTIKLGRQIEMEAGKWFMEFIEKALEAGITKTKGAGDEDIRKVPQSLLLKLINWVEVQQCNTNKMGALHPKGSQIARKLRIKIKNP, encoded by the exons ATGGCGAGTCTAGCACCGGGAGTTCTTGTGAAGCTTCTTGATGGAATGAATTCTGGAGTGAAACCCACAAGCGATCACCGGAGCTCGCTGTTGCAGGTGACGGACATTGTGCCAGCAGATCTGGATGAGAAAAACCTGTGGCCTAAGCATGGATTCTATATCAAGGTGTCGGATTCTTCACATTCAATCTACGTGAGTCTGCCTTCGGATCAAGACGATTTTGTTCTGAGCAACAAAATGCAGCTTGGTCAATTCATTTACGTGGATAAATTGGAACCTGGGTCGCCCGTCCCACTGATGAAAGGCACGAAACCACTCCCCGGGCGGCACCCTCTGGTGGGAACGCCGGAGCCGCTGATGGgtttaagaaagaaaggggAGAAATGTGATGATAAGTCAAAGGCCGCAAAGGCAAAAGTTTCGTGTCCGAGGCGGGGTTCTTGGGGAACAGGAACAGGGCTGGGCCTGGGAGATGGGAATTCTTCACCCCTGATTCTGAAGCCCCTTCCACTGGACTTTGAGCAATGCACCCCCGTGAAGGAGCGTGCAACTTCCAGCTCCCTGATGACGTCTCCCGTTGCTGGGGGCAAGAAGGGAATCCGGTCTTCCTTTGGTGGTAGTCTGTTGGGTAAACTCGAAACCCCTGCCCCTACTCCTTTAATGCTTAGGAAAAGCTGTGCAACCATATCCAAATTCCCTAGAAGCAAGAGCGTGTGCGAGCGAGAACCAAGGATTTCGCCACCAACTCCCTTCAACTCAGCTGTAG TGAAGAAGAGCGCCACTCCACCCCCTAGTTTGCGAAGAAATCAAAGAACCCCAGCTCCAGCTGCCTCTACCTCCCCCATGCCAAAGAGTTGCGACTCTGATGATAGCCTCACCGCTCTTCCCATTAACTTACCAGGAAAACTCAGCATACTGGGCAAGGAAGCTGTGCAGCAGAGAGATACAGCGCAGAAGAATGCCCTCCACGCCTTAAGAGGAGCTACTGCCACGGAGGCTTTAATTAGATCCCTCAG GATGCTTTCCAGGTTGAGCAAATGGGCTAGAGCCGACGCTCCCGCCAACTGTTTCAACAAGTTTCTTGAATTCCACCAACAAATAATGCAGGCCGTAAGTGATATGGTGTCCATTCAAGCCGCTACTGAACTGGCTCAGAACCAGGCTTCCAAGGAGGAACAAGAATCTCCCTCCATATTAAGCGATATCACCCGCAACTCTAATAATCCAGAAGCAAGTTTATCCAAAAGAAGGTGTGGGTTGTACAAATCGGTGGGAGCTTTTCCAGATAGAAGCGAGCAAAAGAAAACCAAGTTTGGGAAGCAGAAAACAGCAGCAGCATCTGTTGGGAAATTGGGCATGGAAAGCAGTGGTAGTGGTGAGAATGATGAAAATCAGAAGCCACCAGTGCCAATGCCAATGGCATCGTGGTGCAGCTTGAGCGACACAATCAAACTGGGAAGGCAGATTGAAATGGAAGCTGGAAAGTGGTTCATGGAGTTCATAGAGAAAGCATTGGAAGCTGGTATAACGAAGACCAAGGGAGCGGGGGACGAGGATATCAGGAAAGTTCCTCAGTCTCTACTACTCAAGCTCATCAACTGGGTTGAGGTTCAACAATGTAACACCAACAAGATGGGGGCACTTCATCCCAAAGGATCACAAATTGCTCGCAAATTAAGGATCAAAATCAAGAACCCttga